Within the Ochrobactrum vermis genome, the region CGCCGTCAACTGGGCCAGCTCGACCTGATGATCGGCGAGTTCGAACGGATGGCCGGAGAACTCGACACCCAGATTCTATCGGAAGAAAAGAAAGCTGGCATCACTGACATCAATCATTTCGCTTATCCGACCTTCGCCAAGGCGGCGCGCCAGCGGCGTGACAACCTTTTCGTATCGATTCGCGACCTGATGTCCCAGAAGGAAGCGGCAGAAGCAGAATTGTCCGCCGCAGAAACGGAACTGTCGAAAGCCGAAGCACTCGAAGAACGTGACGGCGGCAAGCCCCCACGCGAAGTGATCGAACGGCCTGTCAATCAGCGCCGCGCCATGATCGGCTGATCGAAGCGGTCATAGGAAATTCAAGACGCTGCTTTTGTCGAAAAGCGGCGTCTTGCTGCTTGCTGCAAGCGCCTCTTTTTCTTCAGTATATTGATATTTAGAGATCAATGTTTCTTGAACAAAATCGGATTTGCATCGCTCCTTCACCGGATGTAGTCAGGAAGAGCGATGCAGAAAATCTCCCCCTCCGGGCCGACCCCGACGCCAAGCAAGTTCAGTTTCAAGCATAGAGCCAGACCGATCCAATGGGCCTCGCTGGCCGCTTTTTCGGCTATTCTGATATTTGCAGGCGAAAAGCTGCAACTGCCCGCCGCCATGCTTCTGGGCGCGATGCTCGGTGCAATATTGATGGCCGCAGGCGAAAGCACCTTGCGGGTTCACCGTTGGCTGTCACTGGCAGCACAAGGCGTTGTCGGGTCCCTCATCGCCCGTTCGATCACGGCTGAGTTTTTCACCAGCATGGGGCAACACCTGCCCGTCATTCTGTTGTCCGTTGGCTATGTGCTGTTCACCAGCACCCTGATCGGCTATCTGCTCGCACGGTTTCGTATCCTGCCGGGAACAACCGCGGTATGGGGCTCTTCTCCAGGCGCCGCCACCGCAATGACACTGATGGCTGAATCGCACGGAGCGGATGCCCGTCTCGTCGCCTTCATGCAATATCTGCGCGTGGTGCTGGTCGCCACGGCCGCTTCGCTCGTCCTGCGCCTCAGCACAGGCGTGGAAACTGTCGCTCCCGTCGAGATCGTCTGGTTTCCACCTATCGATTGGTCCACCCTCGGTCCGACATTGCTTCTGATCGTCGGCGGCTCGTTCCTTGGAGAGATCCTCCGCATTCCAACCGGTGCCATGCTTGTCCCGCTGATATTGGGCGCATTGCTTCAGGATACTGGTCTCATAATCATCGATCTGCCGCCGTGGCTGCTCGCGGTCAGCTATCTGCTCATCGGCTGGCGCATCGGCCTTGGCTTCTCACGCGCCATCATCGCGCATGCAGCGCGCGCATTTCCCGCTGTTCTGACATCAACCCTGATCCTGATTGCCATCTGTGGACTGTTCGGCATGGCGCTGGGTCACGCTCTGGGTCTCGACCCGCTGACAGCCTACCTCGCCACCAGTCCGGGTGGCGCCGATACGGTGGCGATTATCGCGGCATCGAGCAATGTCGACCTGCCCTTTATCATTGCGATGCAGACAAGCCGGTTCTTCATCGTACTTCTGGCGGGCCCCGCCATCGCCCGCTTTGTCGCTGCGCGCATTGATAAGCACATTATGAAAAAGAACCTTTAACGGCCCGATTGCCGGAACTGGCGAGGCCGTGTTAGGCTTTCGGCATGACACAGGTTTGCACCCATCTCATGTTTCAGGGCAGTGCAGGCGCAGCCTTGGAAACATATCGTTCGATCTTTCCGGACTTCCTGATCGAGTCGATCAAAATCTATGACGAAGCGAGTGGCAGTCCGGGCAAGGTGCAGATTGCACGCGTGACCTTCGCCGAACATCGGCTGATCGTGATCGACAGCCCCATTCCGCACCAGTTCGATTTCAACCCATCCATATCGCTGTTCGTCGATTTCCACGATGAGGAAAGCCTGATGAGCGTTTTTGAGAAGCTTTCGGAAGGCGGCGAGACGCTGATGCCGCTCGACAATTACGGTTTCAGCAAACTTTTCGCCTGGATCAAGGACAAGTACGGGGTTTCCTGGCAACTGAACTTGCAGGCCTGATTAGAGCATAATCCGACCGGAGTGAAACGAGGATCGATAAGATTATGCTTGAAATAGAAGAAGTTTGAGCGCCGATCTGAACCAGTCAGATCGAAACGCGCTCTAAACAAAAAACCCGGCTTTCGCCGGGTTTTTCGCCTACCATATTTGTAGTTTTTCAGGCTTATTTGCCGTGGAAGCCACGGATCGCACCGATGATCTTGTCCTGATCTTCTTCCGTAAGATATGGATGCATCGGCAGGCTCAGAATGCGTGCAGGCAGCGCTTCCGAAACAGGCAGTCCGCCCGGTGCAATCGGATAATGCTTGTATGCGGTCTGCAGGTGCAGCGGCTTCACATAGTAAATGACCGATGGAATGCCGGCTGCCTGAAGATGCGCCTTCAGACCGTCGCGGTTTTCGCTTTCAATCGAATACTGTGCCCAGGCCGAACGATTGCCAGCAGGCAGGCCCGGAACCTTGACCACATCCTTGAGCAACTCATTGTAGCGCTTGGCAACACGATCGCGCGCTTCCATTTCGTCTTCAAGGATTGCCAGCTTTTCCAGAAGAACAGCAGCCTGGATTGTGTCGAGACGCGAGTTGAGACCAATGCGAACATTGTCATACTGCGTTTCGCCCTTGCCGTGGAACAGCACGGAGCGCAGCGTGTCGGCGAGTTCAGCGTCGTTGGTGAACATTGCGCCGCCGTCGCCATAACAGCCCAGCGGCTTGGCAGGATAGAAGCTTGTTGCGCCGACATGACCGAAAGCGCCACACATGACATTGTCGCGCTTGCCGCCGATCGACTGCGCAGCATCTTCAATGACGAACAGACCTTCGCGGTCAGCAATCGCGCTGATGCGGTTATAGTCGGCCGCCAGACCGAACAGATCGACCGGGATGATTGCCTTCGGCTGCAGACGGCCTTCCTTACGGATAGCGGCGATAGCAGCTTCAAGCTGTTCGACATTCAGATTATAGCTGTTCGGATCGACATCGATGAACACCGGCTCTGCGCCAACAAGCGCAACAACTTCAGCGGTTGCAGCGAATGTAAACGAAGGAACGAACACCGCATCCCCCGGACCGATGCCGCGTGCCATCAGGGGCATCTGCAAGGCGTCAGTGCCGTTAGCGCAGGCGATGACATGTTCCACGCCCAGATATTCACCGAGCTTCTTTTCGAATTCGGCCACTTCCGGTCCAAGAATATAACGGCCTTCCGCAACAACCTTGGAAATGGCGGCATTGAGACGGTCTTCGATACGCGCGCGCTGCGCTCCAAGATCAATAAACTGCATGTTGGCTCCAATATATCTGGCCCGCACAAATCGATATGCGAATCCTCGGCACCCTATTTATTCGCTTGCGCCCTGCCCCGCTATGGCCAGAGCGTTCAAAGTTTTGCGATTCCTGTAACACCGCTTGACGCAGTTCACATGGAACGCGCGGCCCCCTTTTTAGCGCGGGTGCCGGACAGTCCCTTCCGTGAGAATACGCAACACGCTGATTGCTTCCTTGCCATCGGTACGCGGCTTCTCGCGCGTCTCGATGCAATGCAGGAAATGCTGCAATTCACGTGTCAGAGGCATGCCTTCCTCAACCGGGATATAGACCGGCTCGACGGATTTGAAAGACCATTGGTCGTTTTCACGCCAGACTTCGTGGCTGTAGAGCGCAAGCTTGCGATCCCATGGCTCGACGTCATCGAATACAGCCATACCTTTTGTACCGGTAACAGTCAGGCGGCGCTCACGATAGGCGTTCAGGCGCGACGCAAACAAATGACCGCGGATGCCGTTCGGAAAATCGAGATGTAGATGGGCGACGTCGGTGAGATGATCGAGCGTCGCGACGCCCTCTCCACGAACCGCGCTCGGCTCTTCTCCGGTGATCGCCAGGATCATCGAGAGGTCATGCGGCGCAAGATCCCACAGGGCGTCGAACTCGTTGTGGAACTTGCCGAAGCCAACGCGATGCGAATGCACATAGCGGATGTCGCCCAGCTCGCCACTTTTCACCATGTCGAGAAGTTTTTCGAAGGCCGGATGGAAGCGCAGCACATGACCAACCATGAACACGCGCCCATTTTCGCGGGCGGCTTCCACTTCAGCTTCCGCAGCCGGAATATCGAGCGCGATCGGCTTTTCAACCAGCACGTCCTTGCCGTTCTTCACTGCCTGAATGGCGTATTGTGAATGAAACTGCGCTGGCAGCGCCAGGACGATGCCGTCGATATCCGGACGGGCGAACAACTCATCGACGGGAATGCTGGGAACGTTGAACTCAGTCGCGAAGCGTTCCGCCTGTTCTACCCTTGAGTCCGAGACTGCCTGAAGGGCACCGAGGCTCTTCAGGGTACGAATGTGATTGCCGCCCCAATAGCCGCAACCCAAAACCGCAATACGAGGTGCCATAGAACTATGCCTTTGCTGATGCCAAGTTCCTTATCGGTGCAAATGATAGAAAACAAGACGAAAGCTATGCGAAGAATGCTTGACAGCTTTTCATTCCGCACATATACCGCCGCCATTCCTTGCAGGAACAACGATTTGTCCCACCGGAAACGGCGATCATGAAGTTGTCTCTGTAAAGCGACGCGTGGCGGAGTAGCTCAGTAGGTTAGAGCAGAGGAATCATAATCCTTGTGTCGGGGGTTCGAATCCCTCCTCCGCTACCATTGCGCTCCCTTTTCAATAATTACTGCAGTTTTTGTAGCTTGACCGGCTATCGGTTAGCTTTAATCTTCGGG harbors:
- a CDS encoding AbrB family transcriptional regulator, with the protein product MQKISPSGPTPTPSKFSFKHRARPIQWASLAAFSAILIFAGEKLQLPAAMLLGAMLGAILMAAGESTLRVHRWLSLAAQGVVGSLIARSITAEFFTSMGQHLPVILLSVGYVLFTSTLIGYLLARFRILPGTTAVWGSSPGAATAMTLMAESHGADARLVAFMQYLRVVLVATAASLVLRLSTGVETVAPVEIVWFPPIDWSTLGPTLLLIVGGSFLGEILRIPTGAMLVPLILGALLQDTGLIIIDLPPWLLAVSYLLIGWRIGLGFSRAIIAHAARAFPAVLTSTLILIAICGLFGMALGHALGLDPLTAYLATSPGGADTVAIIAASSNVDLPFIIAMQTSRFFIVLLAGPAIARFVAARIDKHIMKKNL
- a CDS encoding DegT/DnrJ/EryC1/StrS family aminotransferase, with amino-acid sequence MQFIDLGAQRARIEDRLNAAISKVVAEGRYILGPEVAEFEKKLGEYLGVEHVIACANGTDALQMPLMARGIGPGDAVFVPSFTFAATAEVVALVGAEPVFIDVDPNSYNLNVEQLEAAIAAIRKEGRLQPKAIIPVDLFGLAADYNRISAIADREGLFVIEDAAQSIGGKRDNVMCGAFGHVGATSFYPAKPLGCYGDGGAMFTNDAELADTLRSVLFHGKGETQYDNVRIGLNSRLDTIQAAVLLEKLAILEDEMEARDRVAKRYNELLKDVVKVPGLPAGNRSAWAQYSIESENRDGLKAHLQAAGIPSVIYYVKPLHLQTAYKHYPIAPGGLPVSEALPARILSLPMHPYLTEEDQDKIIGAIRGFHGK
- a CDS encoding flagellar export protein FliJ, translated to MKPRESLVRLKLFQVKEKRRQLGQLDLMIGEFERMAGELDTQILSEEKKAGITDINHFAYPTFAKAARQRRDNLFVSIRDLMSQKEAAEAELSAAETELSKAEALEERDGGKPPREVIERPVNQRRAMIG
- a CDS encoding Gfo/Idh/MocA family protein, with translation MAPRIAVLGCGYWGGNHIRTLKSLGALQAVSDSRVEQAERFATEFNVPSIPVDELFARPDIDGIVLALPAQFHSQYAIQAVKNGKDVLVEKPIALDIPAAEAEVEAARENGRVFMVGHVLRFHPAFEKLLDMVKSGELGDIRYVHSHRVGFGKFHNEFDALWDLAPHDLSMILAITGEEPSAVRGEGVATLDHLTDVAHLHLDFPNGIRGHLFASRLNAYRERRLTVTGTKGMAVFDDVEPWDRKLALYSHEVWRENDQWSFKSVEPVYIPVEEGMPLTRELQHFLHCIETREKPRTDGKEAISVLRILTEGTVRHPR
- a CDS encoding VOC family protein, with translation MTQVCTHLMFQGSAGAALETYRSIFPDFLIESIKIYDEASGSPGKVQIARVTFAEHRLIVIDSPIPHQFDFNPSISLFVDFHDEESLMSVFEKLSEGGETLMPLDNYGFSKLFAWIKDKYGVSWQLNLQA